In Stenotrophomonas sp. ESTM1D_MKCIP4_1, a single genomic region encodes these proteins:
- a CDS encoding AarF/UbiB family protein, giving the protein MNRRSQILRLLMRYRHSGVFSGMNLDAAGSHTDVPADGNPEQFVSDLEALGPTFVKLGQMLSTRPDMVPVEFATALERMQESVAPIPVERIHAIVEQELGAGVNKLFASFDPEPLGCASIAQVHRAVLHDGRLVAVKVQKPEVAAQLRSDLEALRSFALAADHLTQVGRRVRLRDWLNEFAKTLMQELDYHAEAENLARFGRHLKPFRRLWVPQPLWDYCSQRVLTMELATGVRVDAIPDVRRTEQAMDPLAAALIRGYLDQIFVHGEIHADPHPGNLRVTPEGRLAIFDLGMVAHMPPRLRERLLKILFAAVDGRGEEVADDLISISTRLEAFDEERYLRETGQLIARYAASGSFSEGRVVLDMVRIATASGLRTPPELSLVGKALLNLETVCRLLAPELDTRRIVERQLQHVMRARLKKSLSAANLASEAMELQQLLRDGPRKLTDIMALLAENRLQMKVTGLEESRLMENLQKIANRVAAGIISAALIMAASLMMKLDTGWHVFGYPAIALFLMLIGVVLGLGIVTSALLFDRRARAREERGHR; this is encoded by the coding sequence ATGAACCGGCGCAGCCAGATCCTGCGCCTGCTGATGCGCTACCGCCATTCGGGCGTGTTTTCCGGCATGAACCTGGACGCGGCAGGCAGCCATACCGATGTGCCCGCCGACGGCAACCCGGAACAGTTCGTCAGCGACCTGGAAGCGCTGGGGCCGACCTTCGTCAAGCTGGGGCAGATGCTGTCCACGCGCCCGGACATGGTGCCGGTGGAATTTGCCACCGCGCTGGAGCGCATGCAGGAAAGCGTGGCGCCCATTCCGGTCGAGCGCATCCACGCCATCGTCGAACAGGAACTGGGTGCCGGGGTGAACAAGCTGTTTGCCTCATTCGATCCGGAACCGCTGGGCTGCGCCTCGATCGCCCAGGTGCACCGCGCGGTGCTGCACGACGGGCGGCTGGTGGCAGTGAAGGTGCAGAAACCCGAAGTGGCCGCGCAGCTGCGTTCAGACCTGGAAGCACTGCGCAGCTTCGCGCTGGCGGCCGACCACCTCACCCAGGTCGGCCGACGCGTGCGGCTGCGAGACTGGCTCAACGAGTTCGCCAAAACGCTGATGCAGGAACTGGACTACCACGCCGAGGCCGAGAACCTCGCCCGGTTCGGTCGCCACCTCAAGCCGTTCCGACGCCTGTGGGTACCGCAGCCGCTGTGGGATTACTGCAGCCAGCGCGTGCTGACCATGGAACTGGCCACCGGCGTGCGCGTGGATGCCATTCCCGATGTGCGCCGTACCGAGCAGGCGATGGATCCGCTGGCCGCGGCACTGATCCGCGGCTACCTGGACCAGATCTTCGTGCACGGCGAGATCCACGCCGACCCGCACCCCGGCAATCTGCGCGTCACGCCCGAAGGTCGCCTGGCGATCTTCGACCTGGGCATGGTCGCGCACATGCCGCCGCGTCTGCGCGAGCGCCTGTTGAAGATCCTGTTCGCCGCTGTCGACGGCCGTGGCGAGGAAGTGGCCGACGACCTCATCAGCATCAGCACGCGGCTGGAAGCCTTCGACGAGGAACGCTACCTGCGCGAGACCGGCCAGCTGATTGCCCGCTATGCCGCCAGCGGCAGCTTCTCCGAAGGCCGCGTGGTGCTGGACATGGTGCGCATCGCCACCGCGTCGGGCCTGCGCACGCCGCCGGAACTGAGCCTGGTCGGCAAGGCCCTGCTGAACCTGGAAACCGTGTGCCGCCTGCTGGCGCCGGAACTGGATACGCGTCGCATCGTCGAACGCCAGCTGCAGCACGTGATGCGCGCGCGCCTGAAGAAATCGCTGTCGGCGGCCAACCTGGCCAGCGAAGCGATGGAGCTGCAGCAGCTGCTGCGCGATGGGCCGCGCAAGCTGACCGACATCATGGCGCTGCTGGCCGAGAACCGCCTGCAGATGAAAGTGACGGGGCTGGAAGAATCGCGGTTGATGGAGAACCTGCAGAAGATCGCCAACCGCGTGGCGGCCGGCATCATCAGTGCGGCGCTGATCATGGCGGCCTCGCTGATGATGAAGCTGGACACCGGCTGGCACGTGTTCGGTTACCCCGCCATTGCACTGTTCCTGATGCTGATCGGCGTGGTACTCGGCCTCGGCATCGTCACCAGCGCATTGCTGTTTGATCGACGTGCACGTGCGCGTGAGGAACGCGGGCATCGTTGA